One window from the genome of Prinia subflava isolate CZ2003 ecotype Zambia chromosome 2, Cam_Psub_1.2, whole genome shotgun sequence encodes:
- the KIF3C gene encoding kinesin-like protein KIF3C, whose protein sequence is MAGKPRSGCEALRVVARCRPMSRREEAAGYERVLELDVKLGQVSIRNPRAAPGELPKTFTFDAVYDANSKQADLYDETVRPLIDSVLQGFNGTVFAYGQTGTGKTYTMQGAWAEPEKRGIIPSAFEHIFTHISRSQNQQYLVRASYLEIYQEEIRDLLAKDQSKKLELKENPETGVYIKDLSSFVTKNVKEIEHVMNLGSQTRSVGSTNMNEHSSRSHAIFLITIECSETGPDGEEHIRVGKLNLVDLAGSERQSKMGAHGERPKEASKINLSLSALGNVISALVDGRSTHIPYRDSKLTRLLQDSLGGNAKTIMVATLGPASHSYDESLSTLRFANRAKNIKNKPRVNEDPKDTLLREFQEEIVRLKAQLEKRGMLGKKRRRSSRRKKAMDGEGTVDNEGEDENEDGLEKNMENYLKEQKERLEEEKAAIQDDHSLVSEEKQKLLQEKEKMIEDLRKEQEATELLAIKYKAMESKLLIGGRTIVDHTNEQQKMLELRRQEIAEQKRREREMQQEMLLRDEETMELRETYTSLQQEVEIKTKKLKKLYAKLQAVKAEIQDQHDEYIRVRQDLEEAQNEQTRELKLKYLIIENFIPPEEKNKIMNRLYFDGDEDQWKFQPLVPTGGSSSQMKRRPTSAVGYKRPISQYARVAMARRAHPRFRAENIMFLELDLSPPAIFEFERSRDAGEPDARALHLERLLRLDSLLERPAASRLRKSRSWCQTPRSLPSSTTHVSLASGSPCAAPLPAQE, encoded by the exons atggcCGGTAAGCCCCGCAGCGGCTGCGAGGCGCTCCGGGTGGTGGCCCGGTGCCGGCCCATGAGCCggcgggaggaggcggcgggaTACGAGCGCGTCCTGGAGCTGGACGTGAAGCTGGGCCAGGTGAGCATCCGCAacccccgcgccgcccccgggGAGCTGCCCAAGACCTTCACCTTCGACGCCGTGTACGACGCCAACTCCAAGCAGGCCGACCTCTACGATGAGACGGTGCGGCCGCTCATCGACTCCGTGCTGCAGGGCTTCAACGGCACCGTCTTCGCCTACGGCCAGACCGGCACCGGCAAGACCTACACCATGCAGGGCGCCTGGGCGGAGCCGGAGAAGCGCGGCATCATCCCCAGCGCCTTCGAGCACATCTTCACCCACATCTCCCGCTCGCAGAACCAGCAGTACCTGGTGAGGGCCTCCTACCTGGAGATCTACCAGGAGGAGATCAGGGACCTCCTCGCCAAGGACCAGAGCAAGAAGCTGGAGCTGAAGGAGAACCCCGAGACCGGGGTGTACATCAAGGACCTCTCCTCCTTCGTGACCAAGAACGTCAAGGAGATCGAGCACGTGATGAACCTGGGCAGCCAGACGCGCTCGGTGGGCAGCACCAACATGAACGAGCACAGCTCGCGCTCCCACGCCATCTTCCTGATCACCATCGAGTGCAGCGAGACGGGGCCCGACGGCGAGGAGCACATCCGCGTGGGCAAGCTCAACCTGGTGGACCTGGCCGGCAGCGAGCGCCAGAGCAAGATGGGCGCCCACGGGGAGCGCCCCAAGGAAGCCTCCAAGATCAACCTCTCCCTCTCGGCCCTGGGCAACGTCATCTCGGCGCTGGTGGACGGCCGGAGCACGCACATCCCCTACCGGGACTCCAAGCTCACCCGCCTGCTGCAGGACTCCCTCGGGGGCAACGCCAAGACAATCATGGTGGCCACCTTGGGCCCGGCCTCGCACAGCTACGACGAGAGCCTCTCCACCCTCAGGTTCGCCAACAGGGCCAAGAACATCAAGAACAAGCCCCGGGTGAACGAGGACCCCAAGGACACGTTGCTGCGGGAGTTTCAGGAGGAGATCGTCCGGCTGAAGGCCCAGCTGGAGAAACGCGGGATGCTGGggaagaagaggagaaggagcagccgGAGGAAGAAGGCGATGGATGGAGAGGGCACCGTGGACAATGAAGGGGAGGACGAGAATGAGGATGGCCTGGAGAAGAACATGGAGAATTACTTGAAGGAGCAGAAGGAGAggctggaagaggagaaagcCGCTATCCAGGATGACCACAGCCTGGTGAGCGAGGAGAAGCagaagctgctccaggagaaggagaagatgATAGAGGACCTGCGGAAGGAGCAGGAGGCCACGGAGCTGCTGGCCATCAAGTACAAG gccaTGGAGAGCAAGCTGCTCATCGGGGGCAGGACCATCGTGGACCACACCAACGAGCAGCAGAAGATGCTGGAGCTGAGGCGGCAGGAGATCGCCGAGCAG AAACGCCGGGAGCGCGAGatgcagcaggagatgctgctgaggGACGAGGAGACCATGGAGCTGCGGGAGACCTACAcgtccctgcagcaggaggtggaGATCAAGACCAAGAAGCTCAAGAAG CTCTACGCCAAGCTGCAGGCAGTGAAGGCCGAGATCCAGGACCAGCACGACGAGTACATCCGCGTGCGCCAGGACCTGGAGGAGGCCCAGAACGAGCAGACGCGGGAGCTGAAGCTCAA GTACCTGATCATCGAGAACTTCATCCCTCCCGAGGAGAAGAACAAGATCATGAACCGCCTCTACTTCGACGGCGACGAGGACCAGTGGAAATTCCAGCCGCTGGTTCCCACCGGGGG gagcagctcgCAGATGAAGCGGCGCCCCACGTCGGCCGTGGGCTACAAGAGGCCCATCAGCCAGTACGCCCGGGTGGCCATGGCCAGGAGGGCTCACCCGCGCTTCCGG gctGAGAACATCATGTTCCTGGAGCTGGACCTGTCCCCGCCCGCCATCTTCGAGTTCGAGCGCAGCAGGGACGCGGGCGAGCCGGACGCGCGGGCGCTGCACCTGGAGCGGCTGCTGCGCCTGGACAGCCTGCTGGAGCGGCCGGCGGCCTCGCGCCTGCGCAAGTCCCGCTCCTG